The Torulaspora delbrueckii CBS 1146 chromosome 1, complete genome DNA segment TCTTCTAGGTGAATTTTGAAGGCATCGACCAATTTCTGGAATAGTTTTGGACATCTGAAGATTGGTAAAAAATCCTCGAAAAGGATCCCTTTCTCGGGAAAGTTTGGGTATTGGTGCAGAGCTGCTTTCAATTCCTGGGCGTAAGCTTCGACGGACATCCTGAATTTGATATGATCTAGGTCTTgcctcttcaaatttgcTTAATTTATCGTGTTTTTTGTTGAGATTTGAGCTTGtttagaaaaaaaaaaatagcaCATCTCATCTCGAAAAGAGATCAACTTAAAGACTCATCAAAGGCGACTTATGAAGGCACATGGAAGTTTTCTTGTTTAATCAATGGCACCTGGAATTGCCAATCACACTAGTATAGGGGAAAATGACGACGAAAGGCTTCCTTATTATGTTGATGTCAGCGATGATACTTTGTTTACCTTTGAAGTTTTAAATTCAATGTGTATGTTGGACAACTACGACCACTTGCTGTTTACTTTAGAATGTCAGTCagtggatgaagagaagtTTGCGATCCCCCCTTTCGATGTTCTGCTTGTTCTGATGACGCTGACTACAGTTTCCGATCATTACAAAGAACCTATATTGAGACAAAATGATCCCTATAATACTTCTAGGGGGAAGCTATCTCGCAGGGCATTTAAGATATTACGTTTTTACGTGAAAATGTTGCAGAAGTACGATCTGAATGGGGGACAGCGCCCCGATATTGAGCTTCTAAGATGTCAGTTCTTTCTGATTATCGATTCCCTTTCTTCTAACGCTAGATGGGCACGTCCCCATCGAAGAAAACGTAGGAAAACCGAAAATGGAGTAATTTACAACTTTGATGTGGCCGAGGCTGAAGACTCTGAGTTAGGAAACATTATTGCTAACCCATATCCTTATGTCAGCTGCTTAGAGCAGAAAAAAAGCATATTGGGGAACGACTTGTTAAGCATTAAGTTGAAGCAACCGGGTTCATTCATCAACATGATACTTTGGACCTTGTCAAACTCATTGCAAGAAGATAATGTGCTGTATATCGACAATCATGAGGTATGGATGCCTCTCTTAGAGTTAATCGTTGATCTTTTCGTTCTGCGACACGACTTCTTCATAAAACATGAATTGAAATCAGCTATAGATGACTACCACATGGTTCAGTTGCTGTCTGAGAGTCCATTGGCAAATTTTCTACATCTGATCGACTCCTCTCAATCCGGGATCTCGTTTTGCCAATGTATCTTCCTGTCCTGTGAttacaaatttgatgatttggaCGTCAGTATAGAACTTCATCCTGTTTATTACGGTGAGAATACTTTGAGCAAGACTTACATCCCAAGGACGTCTTTCAGTAAAGTCTACAAGCTGAAAAGGTCTATGTCACTGCGACGTAAAATAATAGGAACCTACTGCAAATTGCTCACTGAAGTACCTACGGGGCATCAGCTAATTAAACCGAAGCCTAGTGCAGATGAGCTAATAAAAAACCTATCTTACTCGTTGGCTAAATTTaatgatattgatgaattcgaAGCTTTCTTTCTGACTGGTGACCTCACAGTTGCATCATACTTCGTACCACTAATTGCGGAGGATACGCTTTGTCATCTGTTTtctaatttcaaaaagtctATCGAGCGATTGGATATTAAACATGTGGCGCTTACTTTAGTTGAGAATCTGGATAACATCGGAGCATTTCTGTATGAGTGTACATGTTTTTTTGATAAAGGCTTCTTTGTTCCACCTGAGAGACAAATAAAAAGCATAGAACTCGTTGAAATTAACAAAGCCGATATTTGCATGCTTGCCTTGTTCCAGTatatcaaatttctcgAAGGCGGGGAGGTGATAAAATCAAATTCTAAATTCCACGACTTCATTAATGCAGTCAATGGGAATGAcaggagaaggaaaagaattctttcaagaaacgCGCCAGATTCAAATCTTCCCCCGTTAATGcctcttcttttgaaattattGAAGTCATGAATCACATATCCTACTTACTCGATTACCTTAACTCTTGTATGTACGAAAACCTGCATCATTTTTTGACTGCCAAGACATGCCAAGGTATATGTGCGTTCTCGCCGTTAGAAACTCCGAACCAGGAGCTCAATGCTCCTAGATTTCTAAACTCTCGAAGTATTGTTTCGAGAAGTTTGGTACTGTCGGAATGAGGGCAATTGAGAAGGTTAACTTCAAACTTATCAACAATTGAGTCACCGGCggatcttttgaatttcatAAGTGCTCCGCTTTTTATGGCACATCTATGCTGAGAATTAGTTAGAGGAAAACAGCTTTCAAATATGACACCATGAACATCTTGTGCGATATCTCTGATTTCATAATCATCCAACCGTCTAGGATCGACTTTTCGAGTAAGTTCTTGATTCTCATAGAGAGGTTTGAAAGTTGGGTACATTTTATCctcatcaaagaatgatATTTTTGTGTCATCATCGACACAAACCACGGCCAGGTGGATTGCTTTGCCTGATAAACGTCTCCAGTTCATCAGCTCGTCATCTGGTAGCACACCATTCAACCTTGTCAGGATCAAGCATATCTTCCCAAATTTCTTGGCGGAGAGATGCAGGGCCAAGCCCCATATCTCGTTGCATGCTTCATCGAATCTGGTCTTTGAGGTTCCGACATACCACTGTTTTATCAAACTCTCGTTGCCGCTGCTATCTGAGAATGCAGCAAAAACCCATTCTTTGTCCACACTGCGCGCATAGGCCAGATGAATGTAGGTGTCATAGCCGATGGCTGCTGTCCCAGCACTTTGTTGTAAAGTCCTGAACGTCACCTTCTCTGGGAGCTTGTGCGCAATTGATGTAAACTTTACCGTCTTTGGAGGTAAAATATTGTACACGCTAACGCACAGGTTGTTGTAGTCATCCACAGAAGTAAGAGGGCTTCTGATGAAGTCCATCAGTACCACTTTCAGGTATATTTGGGCATTGGGTATTTTTGAGGTTACCTCATTATGGATAATTTCAAACTTCGCCACCTTTGACGTAAGTTCTTCTAACTTGTAACATTCAATCGGTAAAAGTATCATTACCGGGACGTCTTTACCTGCGTTCTTGTTTGTAGAACAGTAGGTCACTATCTGGGCGGCAAGTAATAGAAGCCTGCTCTTATCAAAGTCCGGTAATTGCATTAGACCTTGACTGTCATCGCTTGTTAGCTTTAAAAGCTCACAGAACCCGAATTCGTATCCAATGTAAGTCTGGCATAGAGTAGACACAAAGCTTAAACAATCCTCTGCGTACGAAGTAGTCAACATCAAGAACCTGAAATTTTTAATACCCTTGGCAGGCTTGACATTCAAAAACTTGCTGAACACTTGAGAGTCGGCACTCATGTTCATCATGCTATGATGTTTCTTCACATATATTGAAGGCTCCTTGATTGTCGAGAGACTGGAAATTAATTCGTTGCCATGAACTCTTGAGAAGGAACTAAAAAGCTCACGAATTGTCTCCGCAATAAGGCCTTTCTGGCAATCTTTCAGACCAGAATTGAGTATTTGAGGTTTTCcaaagccattgaaaatgttGTAATCAAATACAACCTGCTCGGCGAGAATTGCTAGAATATATTGATCATTTTTGGTAATGGTGACCGTTGGGTTGGAGCAGGAGAAAACACTGGGCATCGAGGAAAGAGGCATGTGTCTAAGCAAAAAAGGTAAACTACTAGAAGACTCT contains these protein-coding regions:
- the NSE5 gene encoding Smc5-Smc6 complex subunit NSE5 (similar to Saccharomyces cerevisiae NSE5 (YML023C); ancestral locus Anc_5.558), which gives rise to MAPGIANHTSIGENDDERLPYYVDVSDDTLFTFEVLNSMCMLDNYDHLLFTLECQSVDEEKFAIPPFDVLLVLMTLTTVSDHYKEPILRQNDPYNTSRGKLSRRAFKILRFYVKMLQKYDLNGGQRPDIELLRCQFFLIIDSLSSNARWARPHRRKRRKTENGVIYNFDVAEAEDSELGNIIANPYPYVSCLEQKKSILGNDLLSIKLKQPGSFINMILWTLSNSLQEDNVLYIDNHEVWMPLLELIVDLFVLRHDFFIKHELKSAIDDYHMVQLLSESPLANFLHLIDSSQSGISFCQCIFLSCDYKFDDLDVSIELHPVYYGENTLSKTYIPRTSFSKVYKLKRSMSLRRKIIGTYCKLLTEVPTGHQLIKPKPSADELIKNLSYSLAKFNDIDEFEAFFLTGDLTVASYFVPLIAEDTLCHLFSNFKKSIERLDIKHVALTLVENLDNIGAFLYECTCFFDKGFFVPPERQIKSIELVEINKADICMLALFQYIKFLEGGEVIKSNSKFHDFINAVNGNDRRRKRILSRNAPDSNLPPLMPLLLKLLKS